A part of Balneola sp. genomic DNA contains:
- the gyrA gene encoding DNA gyrase subunit A: MAREKIIPITIEDEMQSSYIDYSMSVIVSRALPDVRDGLKPVHRRALYGMSELGMLHNRGYKKSARIVGEVLGKYHPHGDSAVYDTIVRMVQTFSLRYPLVDGQGNFGSVDGDSAAAMRYTEVRMDRIAEELLTDINKETVDYQPNFDDTLQEPTVLPGALPNLLVNGSSGIAVGMATNMAPHNLTEVINGITEFIDNPDIEIPELMKLITAPDFPTGGIIYGYEGVKDAYETGRGKVVLRARASTEELRGGREQIVVTEIPYQVNKSSLIEKIAELVSNEKITEISEVRDESDREGMRVVIILKRSANAGVVLNQLYKYTQMQNTFGIINLALVQGRPKIMNLKELIYHYVEHRIEIIIRRTIHDLEAAEARAHILEGLKIALDNLDEVIKTIRASKNPQIANVELRKKFALTDIQAKAILEMRLQKLTGLERDKIDTEYNEIVGKIAEFRVILSDRDRQTSIIKEELEDLKARYGDERRSQIVYSAEDFNVEDMIADEDVVVTISNKGFIKRMPVSGYRRQRRGGKGMKGTTTRDEEYVEHLFVATNHNYILFFTEKGQCYWLKVYEIPEGGRLARGRAIVNLIEIDKDDAIKAFVPVKTLSDEEYVKAQSIVMCTKEGQIKKTSLEAYSRPRRDGIIAINIKEGDSLLGAELTDGDCNIILANRNGRAIRFHESDVREMGRNTSGVRGMTVAKEDEIVDMVVIKNAHEATVLAISENGYGKRSLVDDYREQSRGGKGVITLKVTPKTGQLIALKEVTDQDDLMIITERGKVIRMSCGGIRTMGRNTQGVRIMRLDSDGAIAAVTRVVNEDEEEEI; this comes from the coding sequence ATGGCTAGAGAAAAGATTATACCTATTACCATAGAAGACGAAATGCAGTCATCGTACATCGATTATTCGATGTCGGTAATTGTCTCTCGTGCACTTCCGGATGTTCGTGATGGATTGAAGCCGGTTCACCGAAGAGCACTTTATGGTATGAGCGAACTGGGAATGCTTCATAACCGTGGGTACAAGAAAAGTGCCCGTATTGTGGGTGAAGTACTTGGTAAGTATCACCCTCACGGTGATTCTGCCGTTTATGATACCATTGTAAGAATGGTTCAGACCTTCTCATTGAGATATCCTTTGGTGGATGGACAAGGAAACTTTGGTTCGGTTGATGGCGACTCTGCTGCCGCAATGCGATATACCGAAGTCCGCATGGACCGAATTGCTGAAGAACTGCTAACGGATATCAACAAAGAGACGGTTGATTACCAGCCCAACTTCGATGACACCCTCCAGGAACCAACGGTCCTTCCGGGCGCTCTTCCAAACCTATTGGTTAATGGGTCTTCAGGTATTGCTGTAGGTATGGCCACGAATATGGCTCCTCATAACCTCACTGAGGTTATTAATGGTATCACCGAGTTTATTGACAATCCTGATATAGAAATTCCGGAATTGATGAAGCTCATCACTGCTCCTGATTTCCCAACTGGTGGTATTATCTATGGGTATGAAGGAGTTAAAGATGCTTACGAAACGGGTCGCGGTAAAGTAGTGCTCCGCGCACGAGCCAGTACAGAGGAGCTTCGTGGTGGAAGGGAGCAGATTGTGGTTACAGAAATCCCTTATCAGGTAAATAAAAGTTCGCTCATCGAAAAAATTGCTGAGCTGGTTTCTAATGAGAAAATCACCGAGATCTCTGAGGTTCGGGACGAATCGGATCGAGAGGGAATGAGAGTTGTGATCATCCTGAAAAGATCAGCAAATGCTGGCGTGGTACTGAACCAGCTTTATAAGTACACCCAGATGCAGAACACCTTCGGTATCATCAACCTGGCACTTGTCCAGGGCCGACCTAAGATTATGAATTTAAAAGAGTTGATCTATCACTATGTAGAGCATAGAATTGAGATCATTATCCGAAGAACGATCCATGATCTTGAAGCTGCTGAAGCTCGTGCCCACATTCTTGAGGGGCTGAAGATCGCTCTTGATAACCTTGACGAAGTGATTAAAACAATCCGGGCTTCTAAGAATCCTCAGATTGCTAATGTTGAGCTTCGTAAGAAATTTGCGTTAACCGACATCCAGGCTAAAGCAATTCTTGAAATGAGATTGCAAAAACTGACTGGTCTTGAGCGTGATAAGATCGATACTGAATACAATGAGATTGTTGGAAAAATCGCTGAGTTCAGAGTTATTCTTTCAGATAGAGATCGACAAACGAGCATTATTAAGGAAGAGCTTGAGGATTTAAAAGCTCGTTATGGTGATGAGCGTCGATCTCAGATCGTGTATTCTGCAGAGGACTTCAATGTGGAAGACATGATCGCGGATGAGGATGTGGTGGTAACCATTTCCAACAAAGGCTTCATCAAGCGAATGCCCGTGAGTGGATATCGAAGACAGCGTCGTGGCGGTAAAGGAATGAAGGGGACCACCACTCGTGACGAGGAATATGTAGAACATTTGTTTGTAGCCACCAATCATAACTACATCCTCTTCTTTACCGAGAAGGGACAATGTTACTGGTTGAAGGTATATGAGATTCCTGAAGGTGGCCGACTCGCAAGAGGGCGAGCGATTGTCAACCTTATTGAAATCGATAAGGATGATGCTATTAAAGCCTTTGTTCCGGTTAAAACACTTAGTGATGAAGAGTATGTAAAAGCACAATCCATCGTGATGTGTACAAAAGAAGGTCAAATCAAAAAGACCTCTTTGGAAGCATACAGCCGCCCACGAAGAGATGGTATCATCGCCATCAATATTAAAGAAGGTGATAGCCTGCTTGGCGCTGAGCTTACCGATGGTGATTGCAATATCATTCTGGCAAACAGAAATGGTAGAGCCATTCGCTTCCACGAGAGCGATGTTCGTGAGATGGGCCGAAACACTTCTGGTGTTCGCGGAATGACGGTTGCCAAGGAAGACGAAATCGTTGACATGGTAGTCATCAAAAATGCACACGAAGCAACCGTTTTGGCTATCTCAGAAAATGGTTACGGCAAGCGCTCACTGGTTGATGACTACAGGGAGCAATCTCGTGGCGGAAAGGGAGTCATTACTCTTAAGGTTACTCCAAAAACGGGCCAACTAATTGCCCTAAAAGAAGTAACCGACCAGGATGATCTCATGATCATTACCGAGCGTGGAAAAGTCATTCGAATGAGCTGTGGCGGAATCCGAACCATGGGAAGAAATACCCAGGGCGTTCGAATTATGCGACTAGATTCCGATGGGGCCATTGCTGCAGTTACACGAGTTGTTAATGAAGATGAGGAAGAGGAGATTTAG
- the gyrB gene encoding DNA topoisomerase (ATP-hydrolyzing) subunit B → MAKKQNSDYKASNIQVLEGLEAVRKRPAMYIGDTGQRGLHHLINEVVDNSIDEALAGHCDHIVVQINTDGSMTIEDNGRGIPVDMHPKLGLPAVEVVLTKLHAGGKFDKDTYKVSGGLHGVGVSCVNALSTVFKAEIHRGGKIHTMSFEQGITKDKLKSEGKTDRTGTIITFLPDPTIFTQTVEFKFNIIAERMRELAFLNPEVTIELIDQREEDEELGKEVYHYEGGVKDFVQYLDASRDSAMPIPIYIRGEVEGVPVELAMQYNSSYAENVHSYVNNINTREGGTHVSGFRRALTRSLKNYADKNNLIKSNSKVSISGEDFREGLTAVLSVKVAEPQFEGQTKTKLGNSEVQSAVEITVYDQLNEYLEQNPKIAKKVIEKVVLAAEAREAARKAKQLVQRKSVMSGGGLPGKLADCSIKDPEHCEIYLVEGDSAGGSAKMGRNRSFQAILPLRGKILNVEKAKINKILENKEIQAMITAFGSGIGHSEEEFELEKLRYHKIIIMTDADIDGSHIRTLLLTFFYRYMRPLIESGYVYIATPPLYRVTAGKNIEYAWDDDTRDKLIKEFKKGKRKFDVSRYKGLGEMNPEQLWETTMDPETRTLQQVSIESAAGADKMFSMLMGDDVAPRREFIERNAKYAKLDI, encoded by the coding sequence ATGGCGAAAAAACAAAATTCCGACTACAAGGCATCAAATATACAAGTTTTAGAGGGTCTTGAAGCGGTAAGAAAGCGCCCTGCGATGTACATCGGAGATACCGGGCAACGGGGACTTCACCACCTTATTAACGAAGTAGTTGACAATTCCATTGATGAAGCGCTGGCAGGACACTGTGATCACATTGTAGTACAGATTAATACGGACGGATCCATGACCATTGAAGATAATGGTCGGGGCATTCCGGTAGACATGCACCCTAAGCTTGGGCTTCCTGCGGTAGAGGTAGTACTTACTAAACTTCATGCCGGAGGTAAGTTTGATAAAGATACTTATAAAGTATCTGGAGGCCTTCATGGTGTGGGTGTAAGTTGTGTAAACGCATTATCAACGGTCTTTAAGGCTGAAATTCATCGCGGAGGAAAAATCCATACGATGAGTTTTGAGCAGGGAATTACTAAAGACAAACTAAAATCAGAAGGAAAAACGGATCGCACGGGTACCATTATCACCTTCCTTCCTGATCCTACCATTTTTACTCAAACCGTCGAGTTCAAATTTAACATCATTGCAGAAAGGATGAGGGAACTAGCCTTCCTGAATCCCGAAGTAACTATCGAACTTATTGACCAGCGCGAGGAAGACGAAGAGCTTGGTAAAGAAGTGTATCACTATGAAGGTGGTGTAAAAGATTTTGTCCAATATTTGGATGCGTCAAGGGATTCGGCTATGCCGATTCCTATATATATAAGGGGAGAAGTTGAAGGAGTGCCTGTTGAACTGGCGATGCAATACAACAGCTCTTATGCCGAGAATGTGCATTCGTATGTGAACAACATCAATACCCGAGAGGGTGGAACTCATGTTTCCGGATTTAGAAGAGCACTTACCCGATCTCTGAAAAATTATGCGGACAAGAATAACCTCATCAAGTCGAATAGCAAGGTGAGTATTTCCGGGGAAGACTTTAGAGAAGGCCTAACCGCAGTGTTAAGTGTGAAGGTAGCTGAGCCTCAATTTGAAGGTCAGACTAAAACAAAACTGGGTAACTCAGAAGTTCAAAGTGCTGTTGAGATTACGGTTTATGATCAGCTGAACGAATACCTGGAGCAAAATCCAAAGATTGCTAAAAAGGTAATCGAAAAGGTTGTGTTGGCGGCTGAAGCCCGAGAAGCTGCCAGAAAAGCAAAGCAATTGGTTCAGCGAAAAAGCGTGATGAGCGGTGGCGGACTTCCTGGTAAACTGGCTGATTGCTCCATCAAAGATCCTGAGCATTGCGAAATATACTTAGTGGAGGGTGATTCTGCGGGTGGTTCTGCTAAAATGGGCCGAAACAGAAGCTTCCAAGCTATTCTTCCTCTTCGTGGTAAGATTTTGAATGTGGAGAAAGCAAAGATCAACAAGATCCTGGAGAACAAAGAAATCCAGGCGATGATTACAGCTTTTGGTTCCGGCATTGGCCATAGTGAAGAAGAATTTGAGTTAGAAAAACTTCGATATCATAAAATCATCATTATGACAGATGCAGATATCGATGGATCTCATATTCGCACATTGCTGCTCACTTTCTTCTACAGATATATGAGGCCACTTATCGAAAGTGGGTACGTGTACATCGCGACCCCCCCTCTTTATAGAGTTACAGCCGGTAAAAATATCGAATATGCCTGGGATGACGACACCAGGGATAAGCTCATCAAAGAGTTTAAAAAAGGTAAGAGAAAATTTGATGTATCAAGGTATAAGGGTCTGGGTGAGATGAACCCGGAACAGCTATGGGAAACTACGATGGATCCGGAAACCCGAACTTTGCAGCAGGTTTCTATTGAAAGTGCTGCCGGTGCTGATAAAATGTTCTCCATGCTGATGGGAGACGATGTTGCACCAAGAAGGGAATTCATCGAGCGCAATGCCAAGTACGCAAAACTTGATATCTAA
- the rpmB gene encoding 50S ribosomal protein L28, with amino-acid sequence MSRRDDITGRKAMNGYRSSKSNNKTKHRFHLNLQKRRFYIPEQDEWITLKVSAKTLRTINKKGITEVLKDARRKGTLLKKV; translated from the coding sequence ATGTCGCGAAGAGACGATATTACAGGAAGAAAGGCGATGAACGGTTATCGTTCTTCTAAGTCGAATAATAAGACAAAGCATCGCTTTCATCTGAATTTACAAAAACGACGATTTTATATTCCTGAACAAGATGAATGGATTACACTAAAAGTGTCTGCTAAAACACTTAGAACCATCAATAAGAAAGGGATTACTGAAGTGCTTAAAGATGCTCGTCGTAAAGGAACCCTGCTAAAAAAGGTATAA
- the rpmG gene encoding 50S ribosomal protein L33 codes for MAKGNRVQVILECTEKPGSSRYVTTKNRRTHTERMELKKYNPVLRKHTVHKEIK; via the coding sequence ATGGCTAAAGGCAATAGAGTTCAAGTTATTTTAGAATGCACCGAGAAGCCAGGTTCTTCTCGATACGTAACTACAAAAAACAGAAGAACACATACTGAGCGCATGGAGCTCAAAAAATATAATCCTGTTCTTCGTAAACACACCGTTCACAAAGAAATCAAATAA
- a CDS encoding DUF4295 domain-containing protein: MAKKQVFGSEALQARASQRRMAKVIISTKNDSGKYSYREAMVDQDQVKDFIQKNKA; encoded by the coding sequence ATGGCTAAGAAACAAGTATTCGGTTCAGAAGCATTACAAGCGAGAGCCTCTCAAAGAAGGATGGCTAAAGTGATTATTTCAACCAAAAATGATAGCGGCAAGTATTCTTATCGCGAAGCAATGGTTGATCAGGATCAGGTTAAAGATTTTATTCAGAAGAATAAGGCTTGA
- a CDS encoding GatB/YqeY domain-containing protein, with protein MSIKDQIFSDLKDAMKAKDQDRLRVLRSIKAKLMEKEISERQGGEAELSDEQALQVLTKAAKQRKESITQFEEGGRNDLAENEKLELGIIEAYLPEMMSEEEVRAIVKEKISAMGASEPQDMGKVMGPIMGKLKGKADGSLVSRIVKEELVG; from the coding sequence ATGTCAATTAAAGACCAAATTTTCTCAGATTTAAAAGATGCCATGAAGGCCAAAGACCAAGACCGACTCAGGGTTCTCCGGTCAATAAAGGCAAAGCTTATGGAAAAAGAGATCTCGGAAAGACAAGGAGGAGAAGCCGAACTGTCTGATGAGCAAGCTCTCCAGGTTTTGACCAAAGCGGCCAAACAAAGAAAGGAATCCATTACTCAGTTTGAAGAAGGTGGAAGAAATGATCTTGCCGAGAACGAAAAGCTAGAGCTTGGGATCATTGAGGCTTATCTACCTGAAATGATGAGCGAAGAAGAAGTTCGCGCCATTGTTAAGGAGAAAATTTCAGCAATGGGCGCTTCCGAGCCGCAAGACATGGGCAAGGTTATGGGCCCTATTATGGGGAAGCTCAAAGGTAAAGCCGATGGAAGTCTGGTAAGCCGAATAGTGAAAGAGGAGTTAGTGGGCTAA
- a CDS encoding CvpA family protein, with protein MDILDLIIAVPLLYFAYKGAVNGIVKEILNIVGITLAVFLTFKYMDALSIIIAPFFEDSAAAYIPFLSAALLFLGTLTVVAIVAYLTKELLKAAKLSLVNRILGAVFGILKSGIIVSTILLLLAGFNVPKEEVRDSSILYPYIIYLGPWTYEAVAVIYPGAEGYTETVKENLSKYNPVENLPFLNNNNEDTSDN; from the coding sequence ATGGATATTCTGGATCTCATCATAGCCGTTCCTTTATTGTACTTTGCATACAAAGGTGCAGTAAATGGAATAGTTAAAGAGATCCTGAATATTGTTGGAATAACCCTCGCGGTATTTTTGACCTTCAAATATATGGACGCGCTGAGCATCATTATCGCTCCATTCTTTGAAGATTCTGCTGCTGCGTACATACCGTTTCTTTCAGCTGCACTTCTTTTCCTGGGTACACTTACTGTAGTGGCGATAGTCGCTTATCTAACAAAAGAGCTGCTGAAAGCTGCCAAACTTAGTTTGGTGAACAGGATCTTAGGGGCCGTTTTTGGGATCCTTAAAAGTGGCATTATAGTTAGCACCATTCTTTTATTGCTGGCGGGTTTTAATGTTCCGAAAGAAGAAGTGCGAGACTCCTCTATCTTGTACCCGTACATTATCTATTTAGGCCCATGGACTTATGAAGCTGTCGCTGTAATTTATCCCGGTGCTGAGGGATATACCGAAACGGTAAAAGAGAACTTAAGCAAGTACAACCCGGTAGAGAACCTGCCTTTTCTAAATAACAACAACGAAGATACATCTGATAATTAA
- a CDS encoding tyrosine--tRNA ligase, with product MSFLPVDEQLKIIQRGTTEIVPLNELKEKLERSYKKNTPLRIKLGVDPTRPDLHLGHSVVLRKMRQFQDLGHEAVLIIGGFTAMIGDPTGQNSTRPPLTAEEVMDNAQSYIDQAKKILDTDRLSIVNNNDWLGSMSFIDVIRLSSKTTVARMIERDDFSKRFQNNEPISLHEFLYPLAQGQDSVHLENDVELGGTDQKFNLLVGRQLQKDSGIEPQICLMMPLLVGTDGSAKMSKSYDNYIGIDESPNDMYGKSLSIPDDLIYTYFELVTDVSVDDLPAMKAKAESDPRNAKHDLAFAITKLYHGEEEASSAREHFEKTVINKQVPDDVPEFEITTGEAKRILEIISELNFSPSNGESKRLIKQGGVSIDDEKVQDFGLEVVLEAGDEKVLKVGKRKYAILKGV from the coding sequence ATGTCGTTTTTGCCTGTAGACGAGCAACTCAAAATTATTCAAAGAGGAACAACAGAAATAGTTCCTCTAAATGAGTTAAAGGAAAAACTTGAAAGATCTTATAAAAAGAATACGCCACTAAGGATTAAGCTAGGAGTTGATCCTACCCGTCCAGATTTGCATCTGGGCCATTCGGTAGTACTTCGAAAAATGCGCCAGTTCCAGGACCTGGGTCATGAAGCAGTACTAATTATAGGCGGATTTACTGCAATGATTGGAGACCCTACAGGCCAAAACTCAACTAGACCCCCACTTACTGCAGAAGAAGTAATGGACAATGCCCAGTCGTATATCGATCAGGCAAAAAAGATTTTGGATACCGACCGACTTTCCATTGTGAATAACAATGATTGGCTTGGCTCTATGAGTTTTATCGATGTGATTCGCTTAAGCTCAAAAACCACTGTTGCCCGAATGATCGAACGGGATGATTTCTCCAAAAGATTTCAGAACAATGAGCCTATTTCTCTTCATGAGTTTCTATATCCACTAGCTCAAGGCCAGGATTCAGTACATCTCGAAAATGATGTAGAGCTTGGAGGAACCGATCAAAAGTTCAATTTATTAGTAGGACGCCAGCTTCAAAAGGACAGCGGGATTGAGCCACAAATTTGTTTGATGATGCCTCTACTTGTAGGGACGGACGGTTCTGCGAAGATGTCTAAATCCTATGATAACTATATCGGAATTGACGAATCGCCAAATGACATGTATGGGAAGTCGCTTTCCATACCTGATGATTTGATCTATACTTATTTTGAATTGGTAACCGATGTTTCTGTGGATGATTTACCTGCGATGAAGGCAAAAGCAGAATCTGATCCGCGTAATGCTAAGCATGATTTGGCATTTGCTATCACAAAGCTATATCACGGAGAGGAAGAGGCTTCATCAGCAAGAGAACACTTCGAAAAAACAGTGATCAACAAGCAGGTCCCTGATGATGTGCCCGAATTTGAAATTACTACTGGAGAAGCCAAGCGTATTCTTGAAATCATTTCTGAGCTTAATTTTTCTCCAAGCAATGGCGAGTCAAAGCGCCTCATTAAACAAGGCGGTGTAAGTATTGATGATGAAAAAGTGCAGGATTTTGGCCTTGAGGTTGTTCTTGAAGCCGGAGACGAAAAAGTTCTCAAAGTGGGTAAGCGAAAGTACGCTATACTGAAAGGGGTTTGA
- the xth gene encoding exodeoxyribonuclease III, giving the protein MLKISSYNINGVRAAHRKGILDWLSESDPDIVCFQEIRADIDQVPEELKELDYHQSYYLAEKKGYSGVAIFSKEEPLNISQGIGIDWIDSEARVLLTEFDAFNLVSVYVPSGTTGDIRQDMKMSFLDDFMVYGKERLNNNKPILICGDFNICHEEIDIHNPSQQHKNSGFLPEERAWISSFIEQGYVDVFRKLRPGEKDLYSWWSYRAASKERNKGWRIDYHFASPELAEKATTATIEKKWDISDHAPVTIEYEL; this is encoded by the coding sequence ATGCTCAAAATCAGCTCATACAATATTAACGGGGTAAGGGCAGCTCACAGAAAAGGGATTCTTGATTGGCTAAGCGAATCCGATCCTGATATCGTTTGTTTTCAGGAAATAAGAGCAGACATAGATCAGGTCCCTGAGGAACTTAAAGAGTTAGATTACCATCAATCCTATTATCTGGCAGAAAAGAAAGGCTACTCCGGGGTAGCAATATTCAGTAAAGAAGAACCCCTCAATATTTCTCAGGGAATAGGGATTGATTGGATAGATAGTGAAGCGCGAGTGTTGCTAACAGAGTTTGACGCGTTCAATTTGGTATCTGTATATGTGCCAAGTGGTACCACAGGAGATATTCGCCAGGATATGAAAATGAGCTTCCTGGATGACTTTATGGTTTATGGAAAAGAGAGGCTGAACAATAACAAGCCCATCCTGATTTGTGGAGATTTCAACATTTGTCATGAGGAAATCGATATTCATAATCCCAGTCAACAACATAAGAACTCTGGGTTTTTACCCGAAGAAAGGGCTTGGATTAGTAGTTTTATAGAACAGGGATACGTAGATGTATTCCGGAAACTACGTCCCGGAGAAAAGGATTTGTACTCCTGGTGGAGTTATAGGGCAGCATCCAAAGAGAGAAATAAAGGCTGGAGAATTGACTATCATTTTGCTTCGCCTGAACTAGCGGAGAAGGCGACAACAGCTACCATCGAAAAGAAATGGGATATCTCCGACCACGCTCCCGTAACGATTGAATATGAGTTATAA
- a CDS encoding MarR family transcriptional regulator, translated as MPTKYQGSKREIETLNAFIKLTRASESINNRLSRCLACVNLTVSQFGILEALLHIGPQSQKELGSRILKSGGNITLVIDNLEKQGYVKKEKDPRDGRAVIISLSEKGEKFITEYFPKHLQHIVNEFEVLSSEELMELGRLAKKVGNPEK; from the coding sequence ATGCCCACTAAGTACCAAGGCTCAAAAAGAGAAATAGAAACCCTGAATGCATTCATCAAGCTGACTCGTGCTTCTGAAAGCATTAACAACCGGTTAAGCCGCTGCCTGGCCTGTGTAAACCTTACAGTCAGCCAGTTTGGTATTCTTGAAGCCTTGCTGCATATCGGACCCCAAAGCCAAAAAGAGCTGGGCTCCCGAATCTTAAAAAGCGGAGGTAACATTACCCTGGTAATTGACAACCTTGAGAAGCAGGGTTATGTGAAGAAGGAGAAAGACCCCAGGGATGGCAGGGCGGTAATCATTTCCCTATCGGAAAAAGGGGAGAAATTCATAACCGAATATTTCCCTAAACACTTGCAGCATATAGTGAATGAATTTGAAGTCCTTTCCTCTGAGGAATTGATGGAGTTAGGCCGATTGGCCAAAAAAGTTGGTAATCCCGAAAAATAA
- a CDS encoding VOC family protein: MNLNQVTIPSLDLEKSVPFYEKLGLKPIVKALPHYARFECPDGDSTFSIHQVSELPTGEGIFIYFECEELDDFVEEIKKKGILFTLEPIDQPWLWREARLNDLDGNQLILYTAGENRKNPPWKVDE; encoded by the coding sequence ATGAATTTAAACCAGGTAACTATCCCATCCCTAGATCTGGAAAAATCTGTTCCCTTTTACGAGAAACTTGGATTAAAACCCATCGTGAAGGCACTGCCCCATTATGCCAGATTCGAATGCCCGGATGGTGATTCCACCTTTTCAATTCATCAAGTAAGTGAACTGCCCACGGGAGAAGGCATATTTATCTATTTTGAATGTGAAGAACTTGACGATTTTGTAGAGGAAATAAAGAAAAAGGGAATCTTGTTCACTCTTGAGCCCATTGACCAACCCTGGTTATGGAGGGAAGCAAGACTCAATGATTTAGATGGAAACCAATTGATTCTTTACACCGCAGGCGAAAACAGAAAAAACCCACCCTGGAAAGTCGATGAGTAA